Below is a window of Myxococcales bacterium DNA.
CGCTCGTTCGTGAGCCCACCGGCGTCTGCACCTGGGAGCTCGGCTTGGTTCTCTTCTTCGCGCCCGACGCGGCCTTCACGGGTCCGGGGCTTGCGCGTGGCCGAGGCGGCTTGCGGCCGACGTGCTCTGCCCGGAATGCACTCGGACACAGCTCACTCACGCTGCAGGCGGCACACGCCGGTTTGCGCGCCGAGCACACCCGCCGGCCGTGGAAGATCAGGGTATGGGAGACACGGTCCCAGTGCTCGCGCGGCAACAGGCGCATGAGGTCGGTCTCGACTTTTTCCGGGGTGTCGTCACGCGTCCAGCCAAGCCGCTGAGAAATTCTGAGCACGTGGGTGTCGACCACCACCCCCTCGGGCTTGCCGAACGCCACGCCCAACACCACGTTCGCGGTCTTGCGTCCGACGCCGGGCAACTTCACGAGCTCATCGAGCGTCCTGGGCACCTGGCCGCCGTGGTCGCTCATCAGGCACTTTGCCAGGCCGGTGATGCTCTTGGTCTTCTGGCGAAAGAAACCCAGGGAGCCGATCACCCGCTCGACCTCGTTGGGATCCGCGGTGGCGAGCGCCTGCGGCACGGGCCAGCGGCGGAAGAGCTCAGGCGTCACCTTGTTCACACCGACATCGGTGGCCTGCGCTGACAACACGGTGGCCACCACCAGCTCGAAGGCGTTCCGATGGTCGAGCTCGCAGTGTGCGTCAGGGTGCTGCGCGACCAGGTGTGCGAACATTGTCGCTACGGTCGCCGGAGCTGCCGTGCCCCTTGCACCTCCGCCGCGCCGACTCGCCATCAGTCGTCGCTCGGCTCGCCGCCTTCGCCGCCGTTGCCTTCGTCGCTGGGCTCGCTGTCCTCCGCGTTCTCCGCGTTCTCTGCGTCCTCTGCGTCCTCCGCGTTCTCCGCGTTCTCTGCGTTCTCCGCGTTCTCTGCGCTCTCTGCGTTCTCCGGCGGCATCATGCTCTCGTCGTCCAGGCCGGATGAGCTCTCGCTCATGGCTTCCATCGCCACGATTCGCTCACCTTCGTCCACGCTCATGAGTTTCACACCCTGAGCGTTGCGCCCGGTCTCGCGGATCTCCGAGACGCGCGTTCGAATCGTCTGGCCGCGGTCGGTGATCAGCATGATCTCGTCCGCCTCGGTGACGAGCGCGATGCCCACGACGGGACCATTGCGGTCGCTGGCATCGATCAAGATGATGCCCTTGCCGCCGCGGCCCTGTTGCCGGAACTCTTCGAGCGGGGTGCGCTTGCCGTAGCCGCGCTCACACACCGCCAAGACCTGCGTTCGCAGCGGATCGGTGGCGGCGAAACCCACCACCTGATCGCCGTCGTCGAGCGAGATGGCCTTGACCCCGGCTGCGGGGCGCCCCATCGGCCGTACGAGCTGTTCGTCGAAGCGGATGCTCTTGCCGCTCTTGGTCGCGATCAAGAACTCCCGTGACCCATCCGTGACGGTCGCAGACAGGAGGTGGTCGTCGTCGGCGATCTTCACGCCGATGATGCCCTTCTCTCGGTAGTTCTCGTACTCGATCACCTCCGTCTTCTTGATCTGCCCACTCGTCGTGAGCGTGACCACGAAGATCCCCTCCTGGAATCCGGGCACGGGAGTGATGGCGCGGATGCGTTCGTCCTCCTCGATGCCGAGGAAATTCACGATTGCCCGCCCCTTGGCCTGGCGGGCCGCCATCGGGATTTCGTAGACCTTCTTCACGTACACCTTGCCGATGTCGGAGAAGAAGAAGACGAAGCTGTGGGTCGACGCGACGAACAGCTGGTTCACGAAGTCGTCGTCGCGGGCTTCCATGCCGCGGTTGCCCTTGCCGCCGCGCTTCTGCGCCTTGTAGTCGTTGAGAGCGGTGCGCTTGATGTAACCCTGGTGGGAAATCGTCACCACCATCGGTTCTTCCTGGATCAGATCCTCGATCTGGATCTCCGCCTCGTTGTCGACGATCTCCGTGCGGCGCACCTCGGCGTGGCGCGACCTCACGTCCAAGAGCTCTTTGACGATCACCTCCATGAGCAGCGTCTCGTCGCCCAGGATCGCCCGCAGGCGTGTGATCTCGTCGCACAGCTCGCCGTACTCCTTGGCGAGCTTCTCGTATTCGAGGCCAGTCAGCTTGGCCAGGCGCATGTCCAAGATGGCCTTGGCCTGGCGCTCTGATAGTCGGTAGTCCTTGACCTGCGCGGCGGCCTCGATCTCCGCTTCGGGCCGCCCGGCGCGGCGCACGAAGGACTCGAGCCCGGCGAGCGGCAGCGTCATCAAACGCCCCCGCGCCTCTTCGCTGTCGCGGGACTCTCGGATGGTCTTGATGACGAGGTCGACCTCCGTCACCGCCATGCCGAGGCCCTCGACGATTTCCTTGGAGGCTTCGGCCTGCGCCAGCTCGTAACGCGTGCGGCGGCTCACGACCTCGCGCCGGTGTTCGATGAACTGCCGCAGCGTCTCCTTGAGATCCAGCACTGCAGGGCGCCCGTCCACGATGGCGAGGTTGATGATGCCGAAGGACGCCTGCAGGTCGGTCAGGCGGAACAGCTGATTCAGAACGACGTCGGGGTAGACGTCCTTCTTCAGCTCGACGACCAGCCGCATGCCGTCGCGGTCGCTCTCGTCGCGAACCTCGCGGATGCCTTCGACGCGTTTGTCCCGGATCAGCTCGCCGATCTTGGCGGCCAGCCGCGCTTTGTTCACCTGGTAGGGGATTTCACTGACGACAATCTGCTCGCGCTCGGAGTTGCCGGCGACCTTCTCGACCAGGGTTTTGGCGCGCATCACCACGCTGCCGCGACCGGTCTTGTATGCCGCCCAGATGCCAGCGCGGCCGTGGATCATGCCGCCCGTCGGGAAATCGGGGCCCGGAATGATGCCGATCAGCTCCTCGATGCTGGTCTCGGGGCGGTTGATCAGACAGATGGTCGCGTCGATCACCTCCGCCAGGTTGTGCGGTGGAATGTTGGTCGCCATGCCGACCGCGATGCCACCCGACCCGTTCACCAACAAGTTCGGGAAGCGCGCCGGAAGGACGGTCGGCTCCTCGTTCGACTCGTCGAAGGTCGGTGTGAAATCCACCGTGTCCTTCTCGATGTCCTCCATGAGCTCCATGGCAATCTTCGCCATGCGACACTCGGTGTAACGATACGCGGCCGGCGGATCGCCATCGACGGAGCCGAAGTTACCCTGGCCGTCCACCAACATGTGGCGCAGGGAGAAGTCCTGCGCCATGCGCACGAGCGAGTCGTAGACTGCTGCATCGCCGTGGGGGTGGTACTTGCCGATGACCTCGCCGACGACCAGCGCGCACTTGCGATAGGCCGTTGCGGGCGTGAGGTTCAGGGCGCGCATCGCGTACAAGATGCGGCGGTGCACCGGCTTCAGACCATCCCGGACGTCCGGGATGGCACGCCCGATGATCACGCTCATCGCGTAATCGAGATACGACGTGCGCATCTCCTCTTGGATGCTGATCGGTTGGTCCGAAGAGGACGACGTGGGGTTCGACGGGGGCGGGTTGGCCATGAAGGTCGTGGTGGTGCGCGCTCTGACGGGGGGCTCGCGCGCGGCACCTTCCGCATACCACGGTGAGCCGCAAACGGCACCTCCCGCGAGCAGTCAGAAGCCCTGGATATTCCAGAGTAAATACGGCTCAGCGGAAGTAGGCGCGGAGCTGCCAGCCGAGCACCAGGGCCAGCATCAGCCCGACCCAGAACAGCCAGCGTTTGTTCTCCGGCTCGGGCCCCGGCGAGCGCTGCAGCTCCAGCACTTTCAGCCGAGCTTCGAGCTGATCGAACCTGCGGTCCAGCTCGTCGACTCGGTGGTTCGGCTCATCACTCGACTGCTCCGCCGCGCCCTTCACGCTGAGCAGCGTGCTGTTGCTCAGCGTGGTCGAAATATCGTCCGCTTCCACGGCTGAGCCCCGCTGCCGCGCGGGCGCCAGATCGCGCTCGGTGTCCTCCGACGGCACCGAATTCTTGGGCGTCGGCGGGACGTCGTCGTCAGCGGACTCGGAGGCCACGTCGTCCTTCATACCCGTCATGCTCAGCCCTGACCAGGGGGTCTATCCATATCCGCCGTGCCCCTGCCCGTGCCCGTGCCCGCTCTGCTCTTCGCCGCTCAGAAGAAGTTGCCGATGGTGAACTCGAACACGCTCGACTCTTCGTAGGGTAGCGGCTTGAAGGGGAAACCCCACTCGAACCGCAGCGGGCCGAGGGGTGAGAACCAGCGGATGCCGAAGCCATAGGAGGTGCGGAGCGCCGCCAGGCTCGACAGCCCGTCGAAGCAGGGGCTGGTCTCCTTGAAGGTGGTCCCCTGGTTGGCGAGCGCGCCCTTGCCGGCCGTGTCGCAGTAGTTCTGCTCCAGGTTCCAGGCGTTGCCGGCGTCCGTGAAGAACACGCCGCGGATGCCGACCTTGTCGATGATCGGGAACTCCAGCTCCAGGTTCTGGAAGTAGCTCAGGTTGCCACCGATGTTGGCCCCGTAGGGGATGGGAGCGCTGTTGGGATCGGTGAACTGCGTGAGCGGGACGCGCGGGCCGAGCGATCGGAAGCGGAAGCCGCGCACGTCGAGGATGCCGCCCAGGAAGAAGCGCGCAAAGATCGGCACCCCGTCCTGGGTGGGGCTCGTGACGTGGCCGCCCTCCATGTTCAGCTTGGCGACGATCCCGGAGCCGAGGGGGTAGTAGAAGCGCGCAACCCCACGGTGGCGCAAGAACTCGTTGTCGGAGCCGAAGCCGGCGGCCGCGAGCTCGGTCGAGCCACGCAGGTAGACGCCGGCCGTCGGGAACAGGCGGTTGTCGCGGGAGTCGTAGGTCAGCGCCGGTCGGATGCTCGAGGTGAAGCCGTCGTTGAACAGGTTGGCCAGGGGGAGCTGACGGAACACACTGGTGCCACCGGTCTGGCCCAGAATGGTCGAGGTCGTCTGGGTCGAGACGTCGTTCAGCTCTGCGGTATACGCGACACTCGCCGACAGCTCCGGGTCCACGATCGGGTAACCGAAGGTGAGGGAGCCGCCTCGTGTCGATTCGCTGAAGTCGTTGTAGATGCGCAGTTGGTCGAACAAATCGATGCTCGCCGAGAAATCGCTGTCCAGGAAGTACGGCTCGTAGAAGCGCAGATCGACCAGCTGGCGGAGTCCACTCACCTGCGCTTGCAGTGAGAGGCTCTGGCCGTTGCCGAACAGGTTGGCTTGTTGAACCTGAGCGGTGGCGATGAAGTTCTCGATGCTCGAGAAGCCGGCACCGACCTGGAACGTGCCCGTCGGGCGCTCGGTCACCTCGATGTTGACCTGCATCTTTTCCGGCGCCGACCCCTCCTCGGTGGAGATGTCGACCCGCTCGAAGAAACCGAGGGCCGTGATTCGACGCTTGGATTTCTCGAGGCGCGTCTCGTGAAATAGCTCACCCTCTTCGACCTCGAGCTCCCGGCGCAGGACCTTGTCGCGCGTCTTGGCGTTGCCGCGGAACTCGATGCGCTCGAAGTAGACCAGCGGGCCGCGCTCGACGGGCACGACGATGTCGACCTCGTGGCGCTCCTGGTCGAGGCGTGTCTGGGGGTTGGCCTCGACGTTGGCGTAGCCGTGGTCGCGGTAGAGGGTCCGCACCGATTGCAGATCTTCGAGCAGCTCGGCGCGATTGAAGAAGTCTCCGGGCTTTGCCCGCACCATGTTGCGCAGGCGACGCCGGCCGCCGATCGGGTCGACCTCCGTGCCGTCTTTGCCCTTCTCGTACACACGCATCTGTCGGATGCGGTAGCGCGGGCCCTCGTCGATGGTGATGCTCACCTCGATACCGTTGCGGTCCGGGGTCAGCATCACCCGCGGAGTGCTGATCGAGACCTGGAGGTAGCCGCGGTCGTAGTAGAGCGCGCTGATGACGGCGATGTCGCGCTCGAATGCGTCCTGGCGATACGGGCCGCCCGAGCCGAACGCAAAAAAGCCGGAGTTTCCCGTGAACATCAGCTCGCGCAGCTCTTCGTCGGGGATGCTGTGGTTGCCGATGAACGTGATGCGCCGGACGCTGACCTGGCCGTGCTCTTTGATGGTGAGCTTGATGCTCACCTCGTCGTTTTTCAGCGGGACGATCTCACTCTTGACCTCCGCCAGGAAGAAGCCGCGCTCCGCGTACATGTCGCGGATCTTCTGGATGCTGCGCCGCACCGCAGGCTGGCTCAGGATGGTGTTCGACTTCACCTCGACGCCTTCGGTGAGGTCGTCGGTGTCGATCTCCGAGTTGCCTTCGAAGACTACCTCGGAGATGTTCGGCCGCTCGCGCACCGAAAAGCGCAGGCTGACCCCGGCGTCGCTCTTCTCGAGATCGACCTCGATGTCATCGAAGAAGCCCGAGTTCCAGAGCTCTCGTACATCCTGGCTCAGCGCCTCGGGCGCGAAGGTCTGGCCGACTCGCTCACGCAGGTAGGTGAGGATGTCTTCCTTGGTGACGCGACGATTGCCGTCGACCTCGATGGCGACCACGGTCAGCCCGCGAGCCTTCTCTGCCTCGCCGGGGGGCAGCCGTGGCACCGCACCGACGTCGTCGCTGCTCCGGCGCGCACGGGGTTTGGCGGGACCGGGCGTGGCGTCACCTGGTTTGAGCTCGGCCGGTTTGGGCTCAGCCGGCTTGGGCTCGGCCGGCTTCGGTTCAGCCGGTTTGGGTTCGGCGGGCTTGGGCTGCGCAGCAACGGGCACTGCTGAAGTGATGAGCCAGACGACAGTCAGCAGCCCGATGAGGGCTCGCGCTCGGAGGAGAACCCCCAGACGGTGGAAACCGGCGAGAAGCAAGACGGGCATCGAGGGCCGAGCAAAGGAGCGGGCCGCCGCTCCATCTGGCGAGCCATCTACTCGAAATTGCGAGCGTCCGGGTAGCCTAGCAATGCTTTTTGTCTGAGGTCGCCCAGAAAAACAGGCGAAAAGTCCCCATGCGCTCCTTCCCGCTCGTCTGGCCCGGCGGCCGCACTCGCGTCTTCGCGTGGGCGCTCGGGTTCGTGTGCCTGACGGGGCTCGGGGGCTGTCCGGCGAAATCGTCCCGCCGGAGCGAGGGGAGTGGAGTCGACATCGAGTGCGGTACTGCATGCGCTGCGCTCACCGGAAGCGGCTGCGAGCGGGAAGGCGCGGGACCCAAGGACCAAGCCGCCTGCGTCGATGCGTGTCGGAGCCGGACCAGGGAGTTGCGTGCGTGGGGTTGTGGAAAGGACCGCACTGCCTACCTGGCTTGTGTCGCGGGGTCTCGACTCGAGTGCTCGGCGAAGTGCGCCGCGGCGACCTGCCTCGAGCGACGAGAGGGGATCGCCGGCTGCGCGGCCGAGCACGCGCTGTTGGAGCAGTGCGCCGCGCCTTGCCGCAACACAGGCAGCGTGACGTTGGTCGATCGCGATGCGGGTGGCGCGAACGTGCTCGCGGAGCTGGTGCGTGCCGGCTGCACCCGCTGTCCTCCGTCAGACCAGCGCGCGCCCCCGGGGTCCGACTGCCAAGCCGCGTCGGTGTGCAGCCAGACCTGTTGCACCTGCGCCGACGGTCGCGGGCGTTACCTCGCGCGGGTGTGCCGGGCGGGAGCGTGCGCTGCGTCCGACCTCGCCTGTGCGTCGGCTCAGTCGAGCGGGCTCGCGCCGTGCTCCGCCGGCAGGTGATGGCCGTCGCCGAGGGTCGATGGCCGGGCGGTCAGCTGCGCCGGAAATCATCCACGTGGATGCCGTAGCGTTTCATCCAGCGGTGGACCTGCATGCGTGCTTTGCCGAGCTGGCGGCCGACGGCGGCCACGTTGCCGCCGTGCTGCTCGAGCATCGCTCTGAGCTCGACGTCAGTCGGCATGGACGCGCGCGACGCTGCGGGTTGGCTTGTGGCCGGCGTGCTCGAGCCGCCGGGCAGGGCGGCGGCGCGCAGCACGTCGCCGTAGTCCTCCATGGCCTCGATCACCGGCGCGGGCAGCAGCTGGTCGCCGAGCACGTCGGACTCCGAGAGGGCGATGCAACGCTTCACGCACGCTTCGAGCTCGCGCACGTTGTACGGCCAGTCGTACTGCAACGCCGCGGTCATGAACCCGAACGTGGGCACGAGCTCCGGGCGACCGTGCCGCTTCAGGAAGGCCTGCACCAGCATGAACACGTCTTCCTTGCGCTCGCGCAGCGCGGGTAGGCGCAGCTGGTACTCGTTCAGGCGGGCGAACAGGTCCTGTCGAAATGCTCCCCCCTGTTGCAGGCGCCAGAGATCACGGTGCGTCGCGCACACGACGCGCACGTCGACTCGCTCCGGCGCCGTCGCGCCCAGGGGAAATACTTCCTTTGCTTGCAGGACCCGCAGCAGCTTGGCCTGGGCTTCGAGCGGCATGTCGCCGATCTCGTCGAGCAACAGGGTGCCCTCGTGTGCGCTCTTGATCAGGCCCGGCTTGTCGCGGTCCGCGCCCGAAAACGCGCCGCGCTTGTAGCCAAAGAGCTCGCTCTCGATCAGCGTGGCGGGAATGGCCGCGCAGTTGACCGCCGAGAACGCCCCGCGCCTTCCGCTCAGCCGGTGCAGCTCGCGGGCCACGACCTCTTTGCCCGTGCCGCTCTCGCCCAGGAGCATCACGCTGAGGGGTGTGGGTGCGATGCGGCAGAGGTCCGCCGAGATGCGATCGATCTGGTAGCCGCCGAGCAGCGCGCTGTCTTGCTCTGCGCGCCGCGATGCACCGGGGACCATCGCGCCGTCGATGCGATACTCCGAGAACGCCTCGGCGTGTTTGTCGACGAACTTCATGATCGCGTCGCCGACTCGGACCTCGTTCAACGGCTCGAGCTCGACGGAGGTGATCCTGCGTCCGTCGACCAGCGTCCCGTTCCTGCTGCCTTTGTCGTGCAGCACCCAGGCATCGTTCTCCCAGGTCAATTCTGCGTGCACTCGCGACACGGCGGTGACGCCCATGCGGATGTCGGCGTCGTCGTCCCGGCCGATCACCATGCGCTCTTTGTCCAGCAGCCACACCGGTGGCAGCTCCGCGTAACGCTCGGCGTACAGCAGCACGAGCCCCGCTACCGGTCCGCCGCGATTCGGCGACGCCGGCGTGCCGAACTCGGCCATTGCCCCGGTGGTCTTCTCGCTCATTCTCCGACCACCGGGCAGCGTACCGACCCTTCGCCGGCGAAACCAGCCCCCAGCGTAAGTCGGGCCTGCGCCAAAGAACGATTTTGCTCGTGGTCGGGGCGCGGCGCGCGCGCGTATGCTGTCGCCTCATGGCCAAGCCCGCGCCCCCCGCTCCGCTTCGTATCGCTGCCGTCCAGCTGTCGTGCCAGGCCGACGTCACGGAAAACCTCGCGGCCTGTCGTCAGTGGGTGGCGGTCGCTGCCGAGCGAGGTGCAAAGGTCGTGCTCCTGCCGGAGAACTTCGCCTTCATGGGACCCGAAGCGGACAAACGCGGGCTCGCCGAGCGACTGGGTGATGATGGGCCACCGATCCAGAAAGCGCTCCGACAGATGGCGGCGGAAAACCGAGTCGTCGTGGCCGCCGGAGGTTTCCCGGAGCGGAGCGACGACCCTGAGCGGCCCTACAACACCCTGGCCGTCTTTGGCGACGACGGCGAGCTCCGGGCGAGCTACCGCAAGATCCACCTGTTCGACGTGCGTCTGCCGGACGGCAGCGAGATCAGCGAATCCGCGGCCACCCTGCGGGGAGCCGAGCCGCAGGTGATCGAGGTCGCCGGCTACAAACTCGGGCTCAGCATCTGCTACGACCTGCGCTTCCCCGAGCTGTACCGCGCCCTTGCGGATCGTGGGGCGGAGGTCCTGCTCGTGCCCGCCGCATTCACCCTGCTCACCGGCAAGGACCACTGGCACGTGCTGCTCCGGGCGCGCGCCATCGAGGCGCAGTGTTTCGTCGTCGCCGCGGCGCAGTGGGGTTCGCACCCGAAGGGGCGCACGACGTATGGGCACTCGCTGGTGGCCGATCCGTGGGGCACGGTCATCGCCGAAGCCTCGGATGGTGCCGGAGTGGTGCTCGCGGACCTGGATCGAACCGTCCTCGAACGAGTGCGGACGAACCTCCCGAGCCTCCAGCACCGAGTGCTCGGCCGCTGACGAACAGCCACAGCGCCCGCCGGCGACTCGGGCGCGACTACAGGTGGCGCTTGGCGATCTCGCTCCACGTGCCTTGCGGCTCGAGTGCGATGTAGCTCTTCCAGAACGGACGCGCCTTCTGGGTCTCGCCCACCTGCTCGTAGGCCATCGCCAGGTTGAAGTAAGCATCCGCGAACTTCGAATCACTCTCCAATGCGCCGTGAAAGAGCGGAATGCTGAGCTCGGGTTGGCCGCGCTCGAGCATCACATAGCCCAGGTTGTACTGCGCCTCGGGTTGGTGTGAGTCGATCTCCAGGGCGCGGCGGTAGAGCGCCTCGGCGGCCTCGGGATCGCCGCGGCGGAAGCGAACGTTGCCCAGGTTCGTGTAGGCGATGGCCAGCCACGGATCGAGCTCGAGGGCCTGCAGGTACAGCCCCTCCGCTTCATCCATGGTCAGCGGGTCCTCGTCGAGCTGACTCGCGCGGAGGTAGAGCTCGTAGGCGCTGCGTGAGCGTTCGCGTCCGGCCGAAGGTCTGAGCACGCGCACCACGTCGTCCCGAAGTGTCTTCACCTCGAAGTCGAGCACCATCTGCCCCGTCAACGGTTCGAATGCGCCATCGTGGGTGCGCACGACGACCCGCTGTCCGTCCGAGACGATGCGTAGCTCGGCCAGGGGTCGAGCGACGCGCGGCAGTGTGCGCTGCAACGCGCTGATGGCTCGGGTCACGTCCCGCAGTCGCACGTTCCTATCGAGCAAGGCTTGGGCGGTTCGGAGTGCGATCAGATCCGAGAAGGTGTAGGCGCGGCGTCCTCGTCGCCGCCCCGTGGGGGGAACCACACCAGTCTTGTCGAGCGTGCGCAGTCGGTTCGGCGAAATGTCCAGGAGGCGCGCGATCTCACTCTGGGTGAACAGGTCGGTCAGCGGCTCGCGGTTGGATGGCGCTGCGTCCTTCTTGGAGCTCGCGGTCTTCCGCTGTTTGGTCTGGACGCGTCCGCCACCCGGACCGAAGACGACATGGATGACCTTGTCGTCGCGTCGCTTTTTGCGCTTCATGCTCATCACGGAGGACACTTGCCGAGTAACGTGTAGCTCTCAATTCTTCCGCGCGAGCATTTCTGTCAAGACCCGGCGTGGAGTCGCCGACATCGTGCGCTGATCTTGCGCAGTTTTCGCCCCGCTGCGCCGCGCTCCGGCGCCGAATCGAAACGCGCAGATGGACTTGACGTCCATCCGAGAATTATTTCCGTTCAGCCCGTGTCGGCGGAGCCGAGCGCGTGAACGTTCGCCTCGACGTCGATGTCGACGCGGATCCCCCGCGGGTCGCGGCGCACTGCAAGCTCGGCGCGGACCCGCCCGAGCGCACCCCCCGAGCGCAGCTGAGCTTCGAGGCACGCCACGCGAATGGCGCGCAGGCGCGCGTGAGGGTCTTTGGGTACGAGCGCGAGAAGTTGCTCGGCGTCCGCGTCCGGGATGCGACCGCCGCACGACTCGAGGGTCAAGAGCACGCTCGTCGAGCCGTAGTAGACGGGGCCGTCGGGCTCGACACGGGTGGCGCCTTCACTCATCACGTCGGCTGCCTCGAACAGCTCGCGCCAGCGATAGTCGCTGCTCTGCCAGAGCTCGACGGATCGCCGTTTGAGCATTGGCAGCCCGCGGGTCTTCTTGAGACCTGGCAATCGGTGGCGCGCCCGCATTTTCCAAATGGTACGGGGCGGAGCGTCGCTGCACGAAGTTGTCCGCAGTCAGTCCGATGCGGGTTAACGAAATGCTTCCCGAAGCCGGCCGGGGCGCGCCCCGAAAGTTGGCCGGTACCAGGTGGTCGGGCCAGCCTCAGCTCGCCACAGAGGAGAGAGACCGTGAGCGAAACCGAATCCACTTTCCGCCCCGCAGCGTCTGGGAAAGATCGTCGTCGTCACCGCATGTTCGTGACGCGGAACACCGAATATCACTTCCGAGACGGTGTCTGCGTGGCCGTCCGGGACAAGAGCTCGGGCAGCTGGTTGCCTTCCCACCTGGCGCTCTGCCGGAAGGTGACCGGCCGGGTCCGGTTCCAGGGCAATGGCGTGGCGGTGCCGGTGCATGGCAGCCCCGAGGTGGGGGAGGCCCTCTACTTCGGGGACGACGGTCGAGAGCTGGTGACCAGCCTGCTGACGGCGATCGAACGGCCGGCCAAGGTGCTGGTGACGAGCTACCCGGCCCCTTCCACGTTCAGCCAGCGCACCTGAGGCGCCCGGAGCGGTTGAACCAGTGAAAGATCCAGAAATTCGCGGTGCTGCGCAGCATACGCGCCGCGGTGCGAAGCTCAGTTTGCGCACGCCGCGTCATTTTTGCAGTCACCGCGACGAATGGAACTAGGGTGGGGCCGCCTTGGGTTCCAGCGTCGTTGGCACCGTTCTTTCATACTGCAGCGGGAGCAAAGGTAGTTCGGGCGTTTTGCCCGCAAGTGGTTGATCCAGATGGCACTTCCGTTCGACTCCAGCCCCGCTCCCAACGATCCTCGCGCCGCGCGCATTCTGGCAAAGACCATCTACCGGGAGCTCCGTGGCAGTGGGTTTTCCGAGCGCGACGTGATGGCCCTGGCGGGGGAGCTCCTGGCCCTGGTGACCACCGAGGTCCGCGGGCAGTCGCCGGCCGGCGAACCCTGATTCGACTCTGGCCTGGCTCGGGGGAAGGCGACTCTGGCGGCCGAATTCCGGGGGGACTCGCCAGTAACATTGACAGGCCGCCCGAGATTTCGGCAGATCTACCGGGCTGCTTGTGATTTCCCCTCCACAGTCGAGTCGCTCGTTGTTCGCCATCGTCATCAGCGAGAAGGGGGGAGCCGAACGCCGAGAGGTTTTCGAGCGCCCCGAAGTGAGCGTTGGGCGTGTGCAGGGCAACGACTTGATGTTGCCGAAAGGCAACGTCAGCAAGCGCCACGCGCGGCTCATCTTCCGTGACGCGCGCTTCATCGTCACCGATCTGAACAGCACCAACGGCACCTACGTCAACCGCCGGCGCATCTCTCAAGCGACCATCGTGCGCGAAGGAGATCGCATCTACATCGGTGACTTCGTGCTGCGCATCGAGATGCCCGAGGGCGCCAGTGAGCCCTCGACCGGCGGCGAGCAGACGGGAAGCGGACCGGTCCCGGCCGCTGTGCGCGCGGCGGCCAGCGAGTCCGGCGCGACGGCCTTCCCCGCGGACATCGAGGAAGCCAGCGGCGCGAGCTACCCGGAGGTGCCGGGACCACCGCGCATGCCGTCGCAACCCCGAGTCGAGGCACCGTCGGAGTCGCATCCGTCGGAGAAGATGGCGCTCGCGAGCGTGGTCGACGTCTCGCATGCGGACATCGACCTTCGGCAGATGGCTCAGTCGGGCGAGGACAGCAAGAGCCACCGCTCCGCGCTCACTGCGCTCATCTCGCGGGTGAGTCGTGACCTCGACCCCGCTGTCCTCGATGGCATCATCGACGAAGCCACCCGCGGGCGCATCGAGCACTCGATTGAAGAACGCGCCCACGAGCT
It encodes the following:
- a CDS encoding sigma 54-interacting transcriptional regulator, translated to MAEFGTPASPNRGGPVAGLVLLYAERYAELPPVWLLDKERMVIGRDDDADIRMGVTAVSRVHAELTWENDAWVLHDKGSRNGTLVDGRRITSVELEPLNEVRVGDAIMKFVDKHAEAFSEYRIDGAMVPGASRRAEQDSALLGGYQIDRISADLCRIAPTPLSVMLLGESGTGKEVVARELHRLSGRRGAFSAVNCAAIPATLIESELFGYKRGAFSGADRDKPGLIKSAHEGTLLLDEIGDMPLEAQAKLLRVLQAKEVFPLGATAPERVDVRVVCATHRDLWRLQQGGAFRQDLFARLNEYQLRLPALRERKEDVFMLVQAFLKRHGRPELVPTFGFMTAALQYDWPYNVRELEACVKRCIALSESDVLGDQLLPAPVIEAMEDYGDVLRAAALPGGSSTPATSQPAASRASMPTDVELRAMLEQHGGNVAAVGRQLGKARMQVHRWMKRYGIHVDDFRRS
- a CDS encoding carbon-nitrogen hydrolase family protein codes for the protein MAKPAPPAPLRIAAVQLSCQADVTENLAACRQWVAVAAERGAKVVLLPENFAFMGPEADKRGLAERLGDDGPPIQKALRQMAAENRVVVAAGGFPERSDDPERPYNTLAVFGDDGELRASYRKIHLFDVRLPDGSEISESAATLRGAEPQVIEVAGYKLGLSICYDLRFPELYRALADRGAEVLLVPAAFTLLTGKDHWHVLLRARAIEAQCFVVAAAQWGSHPKGRTTYGHSLVADPWGTVIAEASDGAGVVLADLDRTVLERVRTNLPSLQHRVLGR
- a CDS encoding tetratricopeptide repeat protein, producing MSMKRKKRRDDKVIHVVFGPGGGRVQTKQRKTASSKKDAAPSNREPLTDLFTQSEIARLLDISPNRLRTLDKTGVVPPTGRRRGRRAYTFSDLIALRTAQALLDRNVRLRDVTRAISALQRTLPRVARPLAELRIVSDGQRVVVRTHDGAFEPLTGQMVLDFEVKTLRDDVVRVLRPSAGRERSRSAYELYLRASQLDEDPLTMDEAEGLYLQALELDPWLAIAYTNLGNVRFRRGDPEAAEALYRRALEIDSHQPEAQYNLGYVMLERGQPELSIPLFHGALESDSKFADAYFNLAMAYEQVGETQKARPFWKSYIALEPQGTWSEIAKRHL